The following nucleotide sequence is from Choristoneura fumiferana chromosome 22, NRCan_CFum_1, whole genome shotgun sequence.
ccaccatcttgctctctaatcctgccatgaattAGTAGTGCTTGCAttggcactgttgtgttttggcgtggagagtaagacagccggtgaaattactggcacttgaggtatatatcttaggcctctaggttggcaacgcatctacaatacccctggtgttgcagatgtttatgggcggtggtgacctcttaccatcaggagacccacttgctcgtttgccatccagtcgaataaaaaaaaaaaatgtgcattATGTGCCGCCTATGGAGCGATTttccgaattttttttttatagtctgtggccgaccgtggcgttcaaaaggttaataaaaattgtaaaaatggCCAATAAGAACTGCATGTGCAAGGGTTGTCAGAAATCACAGTTATCTTCCAGTTTCAAAAtgccaaaaaaagaaaaatactataaaattcATTATATATACTCAAAAGTATACCCaaacctacctatacctatttgCCTAGAATCTCCaaatcataaatgacataaattaggcaacaaacaaaaaaatgcaaCTTAATTGAGAATCTTCCTTTTTTTAAGCCCATTAATATAAGATGTACAGGAGTTATTTGAAATTCATATTTATTCCAGCTCTAAGAGATGAAGCAGTGTGGGGCGGTGGCTTGTTTGTCTTCTACCACATTTTTGCATTCCTTGAAGACGCTAAGGAAAGACTAAACATGCCTGATTTCAACAAGCTCTTTGTCCACAAAACTCTTTACAGGTAATTGCATTCTTATAATATTCCTAAGactaattcatttattttcttcaaCTACCCACTTTCATTAATACAATATTGTTTCAAAGGAGaaatctgtttttttatgttcatcTGAAACTTCAAGATAAGGGTGACTTTTGTTTAGCATCAACCACACATATGTAGCTTCTCCTAGTCACATGCTGCATACATCTCTTAGTTTCTTTCAGTCATACTTATTTacgtcataaaaatattaacagtcagattattcataataaaattttaattaaattgagcTCCACAAAATGCATTCTCAGTATGATAAAATCTCAATTCTTAGTATTAGTATATAATTTTGTAGTAAACAATATTTCAAATTGGTTTAGTTTCATTCTAAAGGTGTGAGTAATGTAAAAGAGGGTTTTATTACTTTACAGAAAGAAGGCTTTTGAAGCGGACCTCGCCCACTACCTAGGAGAGGACTGGCAGTCGACTCCCCACTCGGTGGCTCTGGACAGCTACTTGGAGCACCTTCAGGAACTGGAGAAGGAAAGTCCGCAGCTGCTGATGGCTTATGTGTACCATCTGTATCTGGGCTTGCTGAGCGGAGGCCAGATATTGGCCAAGAAACGGAAGATGTTTGGCGACAGtaagtttttaaaagttttatttaactttcaattTTGTGTCCATGTTCATTAAGGTCAGCTAGCAAGTCGAATTGCACCTATTGCTAGtgattaaattgatttttaatttagtatGGTTATGGTTATGTAGTTGTGTGACAACACAAGTATACTTAGTATAAATTGAGGCACATTCTTAGGGGGCAGGGTTTGATGCAAATGGAGCATCATAAGACATCTTCACTCTAATTTCAGCTAAAAAAAATCCATTATgaaatgtaatataatattgGATTAAACATGTCACTGTACATTAGACCTAGACTAGGTAGATTAGATCAGTATAACATTGCCTTTGCACACCGCATATTTAAAACGTGCCGCGCGCGTTTTTCTTCCCATAGAGCATAAAATCAATTTTAGCATATCTATATCAATAAAAAtcaatcgtaaaatgtgttgctaaccGCAAAACTcaggaacggctggaccgatttcgcttattcttattttgttgtgttcgttattgtcaggagaaggtttttatggaagaaaagtaagaaaaattacaacgggcgcgaagctgcgggcaacagctagtgtaaaataaactattcagaaCTTATTTTTTGTCAGTCAATTAGTCTTCAGGTTCAGGATAACAATTGCAAAACGATTTTCAGAATTGACTTTTCATGTGATCTTTTTCAATGTATGACATGAGATCTTAATTTTTTGACCATAaatataatctaatctaatcttttTCAGAGTCCAACACAGAAGTGTACACGGACCAAGTGACAGACTTCACCGATATCGACATCCCTCAGCTAAAGAACGACTTTCGCGCCGCCATGAACGAGATAGCTGCCAAAATGTCCCCCGAGGAACAGCAGGCGTTCATCGAAGAGAGCAGTCAAGTCTTCTTGATGAATAATTTGATCGTCAACTCGGTGGCCGGCCAAAACCAAGTTCTTCGCACCCTGTTTTATAAAACTTCCGCTGTGTTCTTAGTTATTTTTGGTGCGGTGCTGGCATATAAAATGAGCAAGTAAATAATAAGGAATGTTATAATAATggattatttttatagtttagaatgtgatattattatgtagaatTTTCTTATTTCAAGACTGATTGTTAGTGGAATAAATTATCTATTGATTAATTAGTCGGTTTTTCTTTTGCTTAGTAACCAGCCAGGGCCAGTTAGATGGACTGTACTCCAACTACAACTTAACTGTGGACTGCTCATAGTGCCCACAGTCACAGTATACAgagtgtatttttgatactacctcgaactttaagggtagttagtgaaggccctaattatcacattttattatgttttagtaaaaaattagacattttattttccttataaaattaattagcacgcaatgtatcagtacgtgatactactttgtttacTTCGCACTTGTTGACATGACTGCTGTCACAGAACACTTCTCtttcgtatcaaattattgtacgtacattgctgctcgaaaatataaaaaaaaataattactggtagataattctaaattaataatttgttttgatatcggtgtccacagcacttaaatcttcgtttagttacagtttgaggtagtattaaaaatacacaatgTATATATATTCCGTCCCGGTGTGAACTGAGCCTTAAATCTTCAACATTTCAATTTGTGTGCaactttaacccttttccaggca
It contains:
- the Ho gene encoding heme oxygenase, producing the protein MSGNIELFTTRMRKATRKIHSVSDALVNAKFAISLRDEAVWGGGLFVFYHIFAFLEDAKERLNMPDFNKLFVHKTLYRKKAFEADLAHYLGEDWQSTPHSVALDSYLEHLQELEKESPQLLMAYVYHLYLGLLSGGQILAKKRKMFGDKSNTEVYTDQVTDFTDIDIPQLKNDFRAAMNEIAAKMSPEEQQAFIEESSQVFLMNNLIVNSVAGQNQVLRTLFYKTSAVFLVIFGAVLAYKMSK